From the Solanum pennellii chromosome 4, SPENNV200 genome, one window contains:
- the LOC107017364 gene encoding cysteine proteinase inhibitor 5-like encodes MSIKFNPILGTLYVVVATVLLRVSDAQGGRKGAIVGGWNPITNLSDPEVVEIGKFAIDEHNKEAKTKLGFQKITKGESQVVAGINYRLVISAKDGDSPPHNYLAEVWDKPWEKFRNLTSFRECSIENVEQQCMFTN; translated from the coding sequence ATGTCCATCAAATTCAATCCCATCCTTGGGACTCTCTATGTGGTGGTTGCCACCGTTCTCCTCCGTGTCTCTGACGCACAGGGCGGTCGGAAAGGGGCTATCGTAGGCGGTTGGAATCCCATTACCAATTTAAGTGACCCCGAGGTCGTGGAGATAGGAAAATTTGCGATAGATGAACACAATAAAGAGGCTAAGACAAAATTAGggtttcaaaaaataactaaagGAGAAAGCCAAGTTGTCGCCGGAATTAATTATCGACTAGTCATCTCCGCCAAAGACGGTGACTCACCACCACATAACTACTTAGCTGAGGTGTGGGACAAGCCATGGGAGAAATTTAGGAACCTTACTTCATTTAGAGAATGTAGCATAGAAAATGTAGAACAACAATGTATGTttactaattaa